A single genomic interval of Hevea brasiliensis isolate MT/VB/25A 57/8 chromosome 4, ASM3005281v1, whole genome shotgun sequence harbors:
- the LOC110636817 gene encoding beta-glucosidase 18, translating into MRLKISQLFFFFFCIVLLLHPSLAQTTNEHEQEDVKRSQFPDGFLFGTSTSSYQIEGAYLEDGKGLNNWDVFTHIPGNIKNNDNGDIADNHYHQFLEDIELMQSLGVNAYRFSISWSRILPRGRFGEVNTRGISFYNNLIDNLLLKGIEPFVTIHHHDIPQELEDRYGSWLSPLMQEDFLYFAEICFKSFGHKIKYWTTLNEPNLFADMAYMRGWYPPGHCSPPFGNCSFGNSDVEPPTAMHNMLLAHAKAVKLYRQMFQPKQGGSIGIIANTMMYEPHGDNEDDQKAVSRALAFQLAWVFDPIVYGDYPPEMRHYLGSVLPRFSQEEISILKGSIDFIAINHYSTLYAKDCIHSACIPGWDRPIRGFVYTTGERDGVLIGDRTANPRFFVVPRGMEKIINYVKERYNNMPMIVTENGFAPPPQQKQQHQQDLLQDAERINFHKSYLAALARAIRNGADVRGYFVWSMIDNFEWIDGYSVRYGLYYVDRQTLKRMPKLSAKWYKNILTVDATSNSNSSNIFKRKNTMSTVSQASKAEI; encoded by the exons ATGAGGCTCAAAATATCtcagctcttcttcttcttcttctgcatTGTTCTCCTTTTACATCCGTCTTTAGCTCAAACAACTAATGAACATGAACAAGAAGATGTTAAAAGATCTCAATTCCCAGATGGCTTCCTATTTGGAACAAGCACTTCATCATATCag ATTGAAGGAGCTTACCTTGAAGATGGCAAGGGTCTCAACAACTGGGATGTCTTTACTCATATTCCAG GCAACATAAAGAATAATGATAATGGAGACATAGCAGACAATCATTACCATCAGTTCCTG GAAGATATTGAATTGATGCAGTCTCTTGGGGTAAATGCATACAGGTTCTCAATCTCATGGAGCAGAATTTTGCCAA GGGGAAGATTTGGTGAAGTGAACACAAGAGGAATCAGTTTCTATAATAATCTTATAGACAATCTCTTACTTAAGG GAATTGAGCCATTCGTGACAATACACCATCATGATATCCCACAAGAGTTGGAGGACAGATATGGCTCATGGCTTAGTCCTCTTATGCA GGAAGATTTTCTCTACTTTGCAGAAATTTGTTTCAAGAGCTTTGGACATAAAATTAAGTACTGGACAACCTTGAACGAGCCCAACTTATTTGCAGACATGGCCTATATGAGGGGATGGTACCCTCCAGGACACTGTTCACCACCTTTCGGCAACTGTTCCTTTGGTAATTCTGATGTAGAACCTCCCACTGCTATGCATAATATGTTGTTGGCGCATGCTAAGGCGGTTAAGCTATACCGCCAAATGTTTCAg CCAAAGCAGGGTGGTTCCATCGGTATCATTGCAAATACAATGATGTATGAACCGCATGGGGACAACGAAGACGATCAGAAAGCAGTAAGCAGAGCCCTGGCATTTCAGCTGGCCTG GGTTTTCGATCCCATTGTATATGGCGATTATCCTCCTGAAATGCGTCATTATCTTGGAAGTGTATTGCCAAGGTTTTCACAGGAAGAAATCAGCATTTTAAAAGGAAGTATAGATTTCATTGCCATTAACCATTATTCAACATTATATGCCAAGGATTGCATCCATTCTGCTTGTATCCCAGGCTGGGATCGCCCTATCCGGGGCTTTGTATACACCACAGGAGAGAGAGATGGTGTTCTGATCGGAGACCGG ACTGCAAATCCAAGGTTCTTTGTAGTTCCAAGAGGAATGGAGAAGATTATTAACTATGTTAAGGAAAGATACAATAATATGCCAATGATTGTGACAGAAAATG GATTTGCTCCTCCTCCACAACAAAAGCAACAACATCAGCAAGACTTGTTGCAGGATGCTGAAAGAATCAACTTTCATAAATCCTACCTTGCAGCTCTGGCTAGAGCTATAAG AAATGGAGCTGATGTTCGTGGGTATTTCGTGTGGAGCATGATCGACAACTTCGAATGGATCGATGGTTACAGTGTGCGGTATGGACTTTACTATGTTGATCGCCAAACTCTTAAGCGCATGCCAAAGCTTTCTGCTAAGTGGTATAAAAATATCCTCACAGTTGATGCTACTAGCAATAGCAATAGCAGCAATATTTTCAAAAGGAAAAATACCATGAGCACTGTATCGCAAGCCTCAAAAGCAGAAATATGA